The DNA sequence GGCCGTCCATCTCGGGCATTTCCACGTCGAGCAAAACGACATCGGGATTGACGGTCGGAATCTTTTTCAACGCGATCACGCCGTTCGGCGCGCTACCAACGACCTCGGCGTCCTTCAAGCCGGCGATGATATCGGTCAGAATCCGCCGGTAGACGACCGTATCATCGACCACGAGAATCCGATGGGGCTGGTCCACTTTTACTTCCCTTTTCGACAGGCCAAACGGCCCTAGGAACGGCTCAATCATCGCTTGTTTAAATATCTCTCGCCCCTGGGGCAAGTAATTTAGTTTAGTCTATTTTAAACTGTCGTACCACATCGGACAACTCGCCGACCAGACGCACCGACCGCTCGGCTTCGCCGTTGGCGGTTTCGGATCCCTGAGCAGTCGTTCGCGCTGCTTGATCGACGCCTTGAATGCCCCGCGATACCTCGTTGACACCTTTAGCTGCTTCGCGGATGCCACTGACGATTTCGCGGCCGATGCGGTCGTTGAGTTGTTGCACGTTTCCCGAAACCTCGGAAGCGCCCGCCGCGGCGCTCGATATGGTGCGGGAGATTTCATTGATGGTCGTGGTCTGTTCCTCCACCGCGGCGGCGGTTGTGTTGGTGATCGAACTGATTTCGCCGATCGTCTCGGCGACCTGGCGAATCGCCGCGACCGCATTGGTTGTCCGTTGTTGCACGTTTTGAATCTGGCCGGTGATTTCCTCGGTCGAGTTCGCTGTTTGTTTGGCCAGTTCCTTCACCTCGTTGGCAACCACCGCGAATCCCTTGCCGGCCTCGCCGGCGCTGGCGGCTTCGATCGTCGCGTTCAGCGCCAGCAAGTTGGTTTGGTCGGCGATATCGTCGATCACCTGAATGACCTTGCCGATTTCCTTGACCGCCGTTTCGAGTTGGCCGATCAACGTCGTCGCGGAATCGGCGTTGGATTTGGCGCCGTCGGTCATTTGCGAGGCGCGGGTGGTATTTTTTGCGACTTCGGACAAGGAAGACGACATTTCCTCGATGGCTGTGGCCACCGTGTTGACGCTGGTGGACATCTGTTCGGCCGCTGCGGCGATCGTATTTAGGTTCAGCGACATGGCCTCGGCGGTCTGGCTCATGCCTTGGACGTTGGCGGAAATTTCTTCCGTCGCCGTGGCAACGGTACTGGACTGCTTGGTCGTGTTATCGGCGGCGCCGGCCAACTGCGAAGCCACCTTCGTCAGACGATCGGCGCTACCGTCGAGTTGATTCGTGATGCCCGCCACGACGCGCATCGCTTTTTGCAGTTTTTCGACAAACAAGTTGAAGTTTTCCGCCAGTTCCCCCACCTCGTCGGTCGAATTGACTTCCAATCGGCTGGTCAGATCGCCCTCGCCGGAAGCGATCTCGCGCAATAAATCCTTGGTCTGCGCAATCGGCCGGCTGATTTTATTGCCGATCACCAAAGCCACGCCCAGGCCCAAACCGGCCAGGATCAATCCGCCGAGCAGAAAGGACATGAGCATGAATCGCAACCCGGCCGCCATTTTTTTCTCGGATGCCTTGAATTCCTCTTCCTGTACGGAAACGCCCAATACCCAATCCCAATCAGCGAAATAACCGACTCGCGCGATTCGAAGGCGCGCTTTATCATCGCCCGGGTTTTGCCAAAGGTACCGCACCGTGAATTTCTCGCCGCTTTTACAGGCGATTGCTTTGGTTACCATGTCCTGAATGAAATATTTGCCCGCTTGATCCTTCGCCTCCCAAACGCTTTCTCCGTCACGTTTACCCTCGTTGGAAATAATGTACTTGCCCTGCTGATCGCCCTTGCCGCCCAGCACGAACATGTAGCCCGACGTGCCGATCTTGGAGCCGAGGATTGCCTGCCGAATGGCACTGATGTTGTTTTGTTTGACGCCCACGAACAGCGCGCCGATTATCTGGCCGGAATCCTCGCGAAGCGGCACGTAAACGGTGACGTACCAATCATCGACAACAAACGCCCGGCCCTTGTATGTTTCGCCTTGCAACAGCGCCGCGACAACCTTGTTCCGCGCGCCGCCGGGTTCAACTGCCGGGATGAACGTGCCGATGGCCCGATTGCCATTGGCGGCCTTGACGTTGGTGACCACGCGCAACATGTCACCGTCCGCATTCATCCGCTGAAAAACGGTGCACGTCGCGCCGGTCAAATTGCGCACTTGATCGACCAGTGGCGTAGGCCGGTCGAATTCGAGGTTTTTTTCAAGCACCGTGCCGCCGAGGCGCAGCATCGGCAATTCGATTTTTTTACTTTGCTTGGAAAATTGATTGACCGCGTCCCAGGCAATCATTCGATCGGTCTTACTCGGCTTGCCCAACAGGCGCAATTGGTCTTGCGCCACCTTACTGTAACTTTCAACCTGCAACTGAACCGATTCCTGCTGCGAGCGAAGCATGTTCATCGCGCCTTCCAAGGCATAATCGAAACCGGCCTGAGAAAGCTCCCCGACCAACCGGCTGGCTTCCCGATTGGTGTCGGTGCCGACTAAAAAGGCCAGACCGATCAATACGATAATCGGTAAAAAGACCAAAGCCGTGCTCATCAGTAAAAGTTTTGTCTTAATTTTCATTCTTCGACTCTTTCTTTCAACAATTCACGTCCCGGTCCCGACGAAGGTCCGCCGCCGCTGAAATGCCCCCAGCGGCGGCGGTTGCAACATACGCTAGAACCGGAACTGGCTGACGATATCTTGCAGCCGTTGCGCCAGTTCGGACGTGGCCTGCGCCGCCTGGTGCGTATGGTTGGCGCCCTGGGCCGTGTCATGCGCCGCCAGGTTCACACCCTGGATGTTCTTCGACACCTCGCCGACGCCCTTGGCCGCTTCCTTGATGCTGCGCACCACCTCGACATCGATGCTGGTGTTGAGGCGTTGCACGTTTTCGGAAACATCCTTGGCGCCCTGGGCCGCCCCGGCCGTCGACCGCGAAATCTCGTTGGTCGTCGCCGTCTGTTCCTCGACCGCCGTGGCGATGGTATTGGTGATGGTGTTCATCTCGGCGATGATTTCCACGACCTGTTTGATGGCCTTCACCGCGTTGTCCGCGCGCACCTGAATGCCGCCGATCTGTTCGGTGATCACCTCGGTCGACGAGGCGGTCTGCTTGGCCAGTTCCTTGACCTCGTTGGCGACGACCGCGAAGCCCTTGCCCGCCTCGCCGGCGCTGGCGGCTTCGATGGTGGCGTTGAGCGCCAACAGGTTGGTCTGATCGGCGATGTCGTTAATGACCTCCACCACTTTGCCGATTTCACGCGCCGCCGTATCGAGCTGGGAAATCAAATCGGTGGCCGAATCGGCGTTCCGCGAAGCGGCCTCGGCGATCTGCGAAGCGCGCGCCGTATTCTTGGAAACCTCCTGCAACGAGGAGGACATTTCCTCGATCGCCGTGGCGACGGTGTTGACGCTGTTGGACATTTCCTCGGCCGCCGCCGCCATGGTGGAAACGTTGCTGGACATATGGTCGGTGGCCGTGGTGATGCCGGCGACGTTGGTGCTGATCTGCTCGGCCGCCGAGGCCACGGTGCCGGATTGATTGGTCATTTCCTCGGCGCTGCCGGCCAGTTGGGTCGAAACCGAGGACATGGTGGAGGCGGTTTCCCGCAATTCGCCGGTATTCTCGGCGATGATGCCAATCAACTTCTGAAGCTTTTCGACGAAGAGGTTGAAATTGGTGGCCAACACGCCGATTTCATCCTCGCTGTCCACGGACAGGCGCCGGGTCAAATCGCCCTCGCCCTCGGCGATATCGCGCAGCATGGTGGTCGTCTGCTGGATGTTTTTGGAAATCGCTCGGGCGACCAGATACGACACGGCCAGCGCCAGCAATGAAATCGCGAGGAAGACCAGGGTGATTTTTACCGTCAAGGCGCGAATTTCGGCCAGCACGTCTTCGATGTACATGCCCGTGCCGACGATCCAGTTCCATTTCGGCAGGATTTTCACGTAGGAAATCTTGGGCACGATTTTGTTCTTGTTGTCCGTGGCGGCCCACATGTAACCCAGAAAACCGGCGCCATGCGCCTGGCAGATCTTGACGAATTCCACGAAAATTTTCACGCCGTTCGGGTCGCTGTTATCGGCCAGACTCTTACCGATCAAATCCGTGCTGTACGGATGTGCCACCATCACCGGCTCGGTGTCATTGATCCAGAAGTAGTCCTTCATTTCCGGGCCGTAACGCAACGCGGTAATCACCTTGATGGCTTCTTTTTTCGCGGCGGCTTCATCCATTTCACCCTTGGCGCTCAACTCGGCGTAATGATTCAGGATGGTCCAAGCCACTTCCACTTGTTCCTTGATTTTTTCTTTCTTTTTCGCGAGTTGCGCATCCTTGACGGTCGGCAGGATCCACGCGAACATCAGCCCGCTGAACATGACGACCATCAACAAACCACTCAAGACAATTTTAGTGGATATTTTCAGATTGTTAAACCAAGCCAACATGACGACACCCCCCTCTTTCTTACTGGAAAGTTCTCTTTTTTTAAACCTGCGCCTGGTCAAACAGTAATTGGTGTAATTTTCAATATAGACAATAATTTATCTTCCAAGCGGACCACGCCGCTCAAATATTGACCGCTGATTTCGCCGATATTGGCCGGCGGCGGATCGATCTCCCCCGCGTCCACCGTCACGACATCGCCGACCCGGTCCACCAGTAAGCCGACGTGATCGGTTCCCAGATCTTCCTCGGCGAGCGCCTCGAACGTCTTGGTATCGATTTCCTGCTGCGTTTTGAGGATGATACCCCGCGATTCCGGGGTGATCTCGCGCGGTTTCAACCCCAGTTTCACGCCCAGATCCAGCATGGTGATGATCTGACCGCGGAGATTGAGCATGCCGCAGACATAGTCCTCGACCAGATGAACGTTGGTCAGATCGAGATGGCGGTTGATCTCGCGCACCGCCAGGATGTCGATCCCCAGCAACAAATCATCGAGATAAAACGTCGCGAATTGCCGCTCGCTCATGACGCCGCCTCTCCGCAAACCAACCCGTAGATCGTTTGCAACATCCGGTTTTTGTCGATTTTCACTTCATAGCCGTTGAAGCCGACTTCCATCGCCCGTTGCCGGGATTGATCGTCGTCCAGCGAAGTGAGGGCTAGAACCGGTAGATTTTTGATTTTTTCGTTGGCGCGAATGCGCTTGACCAGATCGAAACCGTCCATGTTCGGCATCATGATGTCGGACACCACGATGTCGAATTTGGCTCTTTCCAACAGGTGCTGGGCTTCCTCGCCGTCGCAGGCGACCTCCACCTGGAATCCCGCCGACTCGAGGAAGCTCCGTTCGAGCTGCCGGAAGAAAGGAGTGTCCTCGACCAGCAGCACCTTGACCTCGCGGTCGTCGGCCATTTGTTTCGCCACGTGGCCGAAGATGCCGGCGTCGATCTTTTCGAACAGCGTGAACAGGTCGAGCACCAGCGTGATGCGTTCGTTGAGGATCGCCGAACCGAGAATCCCCGGCGAGGCGATGTTCGAGGTGTCCAGATCGACGTCGGTTTCCAGCACGTCGAGAATTTTCGTCGCCACCAGGCCGACCGACTTTTTCACGTTCTTCGGCACGATCACGAAAAGCTGGTTCTGATCTTCCGTCGGCCGGCTGACCGAGAGCGAGTCGTGCAAGCGGATCAACCGCAGCGAGCCGCCCCGATACTGGATGAATTCCTTGTCGCCGATGCGCTCGATCTGATCGGCCGTGATTTTCTCCAGGCGCATGATCAGCGGCAGCGACATCGCGAAGGTTTCCTTCGGGCCGTTGGCGAAGATCAGCATCGACTGCCGCTCGCGCAGGGCATTGCGATGGTATTCATTTTCGATCTTGCCCGAGGCGCGCTCGATCTCCTCGAAGCGCATGCCGACCGTCTCGGCGATGCCGTGCGGATCCAAAATCATCGCCACGCTGCCGTCGCCCATGATCGTGGCGCCGGCGTAGCAGATGTTCTTTTTGATGTACTTCGAAAGCGGCTTCACCACGATTTCCTCGTTGTCGGTGATGCCCGAGACGATCAGGCCGTAGCGGTTGTTGCCGGCCTTGAGAACCAGCACGGTCACCGCGCTCTGCCGGCGCCAGCGAC is a window from the Myxococcales bacterium genome containing:
- a CDS encoding methyl-accepting chemotaxis protein, which codes for MKIKTKLLLMSTALVFLPIIVLIGLAFLVGTDTNREASRLVGELSQAGFDYALEGAMNMLRSQQESVQLQVESYSKVAQDQLRLLGKPSKTDRMIAWDAVNQFSKQSKKIELPMLRLGGTVLEKNLEFDRPTPLVDQVRNLTGATCTVFQRMNADGDMLRVVTNVKAANGNRAIGTFIPAVEPGGARNKVVAALLQGETYKGRAFVVDDWYVTVYVPLREDSGQIIGALFVGVKQNNISAIRQAILGSKIGTSGYMFVLGGKGDQQGKYIISNEGKRDGESVWEAKDQAGKYFIQDMVTKAIACKSGEKFTVRYLWQNPGDDKARLRIARVGYFADWDWVLGVSVQEEEFKASEKKMAAGLRFMLMSFLLGGLILAGLGLGVALVIGNKISRPIAQTKDLLREIASGEGDLTSRLEVNSTDEVGELAENFNLFVEKLQKAMRVVAGITNQLDGSADRLTKVASQLAGAADNTTKQSSTVATATEEISANVQGMSQTAEAMSLNLNTIAAAAEQMSTSVNTVATAIEEMSSSLSEVAKNTTRASQMTDGAKSNADSATTLIGQLETAVKEIGKVIQVIDDIADQTNLLALNATIEAASAGEAGKGFAVVANEVKELAKQTANSTEEITGQIQNVQQRTTNAVAAIRQVAETIGEISSITNTTAAAVEEQTTTINEISRTISSAAAGASEVSGNVQQLNDRIGREIVSGIREAAKGVNEVSRGIQGVDQAARTTAQGSETANGEAERSVRLVGELSDVVRQFKID
- a CDS encoding methyl-accepting chemotaxis protein, yielding MLAWFNNLKISTKIVLSGLLMVVMFSGLMFAWILPTVKDAQLAKKKEKIKEQVEVAWTILNHYAELSAKGEMDEAAAKKEAIKVITALRYGPEMKDYFWINDTEPVMVAHPYSTDLIGKSLADNSDPNGVKIFVEFVKICQAHGAGFLGYMWAATDNKNKIVPKISYVKILPKWNWIVGTGMYIEDVLAEIRALTVKITLVFLAISLLALAVSYLVARAISKNIQQTTTMLRDIAEGEGDLTRRLSVDSEDEIGVLATNFNLFVEKLQKLIGIIAENTGELRETASTMSSVSTQLAGSAEEMTNQSGTVASAAEQISTNVAGITTATDHMSSNVSTMAAAAEEMSNSVNTVATAIEEMSSSLQEVSKNTARASQIAEAASRNADSATDLISQLDTAAREIGKVVEVINDIADQTNLLALNATIEAASAGEAGKGFAVVANEVKELAKQTASSTEVITEQIGGIQVRADNAVKAIKQVVEIIAEMNTITNTIATAVEEQTATTNEISRSTAGAAQGAKDVSENVQRLNTSIDVEVVRSIKEAAKGVGEVSKNIQGVNLAAHDTAQGANHTHQAAQATSELAQRLQDIVSQFRF
- a CDS encoding chemotaxis protein CheW, whose translation is MSERQFATFYLDDLLLGIDILAVREINRHLDLTNVHLVEDYVCGMLNLRGQIITMLDLGVKLGLKPREITPESRGIILKTQQEIDTKTFEALAEEDLGTDHVGLLVDRVGDVVTVDAGEIDPPPANIGEISGQYLSGVVRLEDKLLSILKITPITV